Proteins encoded in a region of the Chloroflexota bacterium genome:
- a CDS encoding patatin-like phospholipase family protein, which produces MRPFRQNVAIAIDGGGIKGTIVARALMILEDHLGQSAHNTFRLSAGTSTGSILSAGIATGLTAEQMHAMYEQLGQTIFRETLRSRFWLLSKYRYPHDDLENALHKAIGDPKMGDVWHADPATDLIITVFDLQENRTRFIKSWKPEYQNWPVVKAVLASSSVPTYFPAVDDRYVDGGVGSFSNPAYIAAFDARNALKWDPSETTLISLGTGKYPAGLEPSQVRDMWPWQWIGPTIGAFLQSADNQQIHAAARLFGDLDFRRFNVDLREPIEMDDASDMAKLTAYGDELGRKILADDTEEPPVFLPLD; this is translated from the coding sequence ATGAGACCATTTCGCCAGAATGTCGCCATCGCCATCGACGGCGGTGGTATCAAGGGGACCATCGTTGCCAGAGCCCTAATGATCCTGGAAGATCATCTTGGCCAGTCAGCTCACAATACATTCCGGCTCAGCGCGGGCACCTCCACCGGCTCGATCCTGTCGGCGGGCATCGCCACCGGTTTGACCGCCGAGCAGATGCATGCCATGTACGAACAGTTGGGCCAGACCATCTTTCGCGAAACCCTGCGAAGCCGGTTTTGGCTCCTGTCCAAGTACCGCTATCCCCACGATGATCTTGAAAATGCCCTGCACAAGGCAATTGGCGACCCGAAGATGGGCGACGTGTGGCACGCCGATCCTGCTACAGACCTGATAATCACAGTCTTCGATTTACAGGAAAACCGAACCCGTTTCATCAAGTCCTGGAAGCCTGAGTACCAGAACTGGCCTGTTGTAAAGGCGGTGCTGGCCTCCTCGTCGGTGCCCACCTACTTCCCGGCCGTTGACGACCGCTATGTCGATGGCGGCGTTGGTTCCTTCTCCAACCCCGCCTACATCGCAGCGTTCGATGCCCGAAATGCCCTGAAGTGGGATCCCAGCGAAACCACCTTGATCAGCCTGGGAACCGGCAAATATCCCGCCGGTTTGGAGCCGAGCCAGGTCAGAGACATGTGGCCGTGGCAATGGATCGGGCCGACCATCGGTGCCTTCCTGCAATCGGCCGACAACCAGCAAATCCATGCGGCCGCACGGCTCTTCGGCGACCTGGATTTCAGGCGCTTCAACGTAGACCTGCGTGAACCCATCGAAATGGATGATGCCAGCGACATGGCGAAGCTCACGGCATACGGCGATGAATTGGGCAGAAAGATCCTGGCTGACGATACCGAAGAACCCCCGGTATTCCTGCCCCTTGATTGA
- a CDS encoding pyrimidine 5'-nucleotidase gives MPRPAISHLLFDLDETLYPRGTGVMRCIGQRIGRYIEEYLGYSAQESQQLRRQYFEMYGTTMRGLVLHHDLDADHFLQFVHDVPLDSLAENPELDRMIACLPGEKVIFTNADKAHAERVLIHLGMRDRFTRIIDVVAVNYVSKPAPEAYTACLDILNANPARCVLIEDRPRNLVPATELGMATVLVDGDPGAVADYHIADILDLGPVIADLREKRDWQETL, from the coding sequence TTGCCTCGCCCTGCCATCAGCCATCTGCTTTTCGACCTGGACGAGACCCTGTATCCCCGCGGTACTGGTGTAATGAGGTGCATCGGCCAGCGGATCGGACGGTATATTGAAGAATACCTGGGATATTCGGCACAAGAGTCCCAACAGTTACGTCGCCAGTACTTTGAAATGTATGGCACAACGATGCGCGGCCTGGTGTTGCATCATGATCTGGATGCCGATCACTTCCTGCAGTTCGTGCATGACGTGCCGCTTGACAGCCTGGCTGAAAACCCCGAGCTTGACAGGATGATTGCCTGCCTGCCAGGGGAAAAGGTGATTTTCACCAACGCCGACAAAGCGCATGCCGAGCGAGTTCTGATACACCTCGGCATGCGCGATCGCTTTACACGCATCATCGATGTGGTAGCGGTCAACTATGTGAGCAAGCCTGCGCCGGAGGCGTACACCGCCTGCCTCGATATCCTGAACGCGAACCCGGCGCGCTGTGTGTTGATCGAAGACCGGCCCCGCAACCTGGTTCCTGCAACCGAACTGGGCATGGCTACGGTGCTTGTCGACGGCGACCCGGGAGCCGTCGCCGATTATCACATTGCCGACATCCTGGATCTGGGTCCGGTAATCGCGGATCTGCGTGAGAAAAGAGATTGGCAAGAGACGTTGTAG
- a CDS encoding electron transfer flavoprotein subunit alpha/FixB family protein — MDLSFLEELMGEPAGDEQAYRNVWLVAFAWNEQLRPCDVQLVGKARELADSLGAYVNVLLLGEGANEEQARELIAFGADETHWRAGYPTMEGMIDFVETQRPEFLLFSDTAGGRNIAPRLAQHLGAPLVSHAVDLMLDAENRSLLVGSPVFGNRAVQITACSGHPQIATVQPGAFPMPYRDDWREGRIEEMGIALQAQPALSRIEPSYEPVPLKSADIVIAGGRGMMEGGWQLVEELAQAFSRYLPHRTIAIAGSRGALDEGWIERHRMVDMTGQIVDPSLYIACGIRGTLQHFGAMEKSACIVAINRNPRAPILQQADFGIVGKVEEIIPALIEVLDAA; from the coding sequence ATGGATCTGTCATTCCTGGAAGAATTGATGGGAGAGCCTGCCGGCGATGAGCAGGCGTATCGCAATGTTTGGCTGGTTGCATTTGCCTGGAATGAGCAGTTGCGCCCCTGCGATGTACAGCTGGTCGGAAAGGCACGGGAGTTAGCAGATAGCCTGGGTGCTTATGTCAATGTCTTGCTGTTGGGTGAAGGTGCCAACGAGGAACAGGCCAGAGAGTTGATCGCGTTTGGCGCCGACGAGACCCATTGGCGCGCAGGGTACCCGACCATGGAGGGCATGATAGACTTCGTCGAGACCCAGAGGCCGGAATTCCTGCTGTTCAGCGATACTGCCGGCGGGCGCAATATTGCGCCTCGTCTTGCCCAACACCTGGGCGCGCCACTGGTCAGTCACGCTGTCGACCTGATGCTGGATGCCGAAAACCGCAGCTTACTCGTCGGTAGCCCGGTGTTCGGGAACAGGGCTGTTCAGATCACTGCCTGTTCCGGACATCCCCAAATTGCTACGGTTCAGCCGGGCGCTTTTCCCATGCCCTACCGGGACGATTGGCGGGAGGGTAGAATTGAAGAGATGGGCATTGCCCTGCAAGCCCAGCCAGCCCTATCGCGTATCGAGCCTTCATATGAGCCGGTGCCGCTGAAATCGGCTGACATAGTCATTGCGGGCGGACGCGGCATGATGGAGGGTGGCTGGCAGTTGGTCGAGGAGTTGGCCCAGGCCTTCTCCCGCTATCTTCCCCATCGTACGATTGCCATCGCAGGCTCACGCGGGGCCCTGGACGAAGGTTGGATCGAGCGCCACCGGATGGTTGACATGACCGGACAGATCGTCGACCCCAGTCTCTACATCGCCTGTGGGATTCGCGGTACCCTGCAACACTTCGGCGCCATGGAAAAGTCCGCCTGTATCGTTGCCATCAACCGCAATCCCCGTGCGCCGATTCTTCAACAGGCTGATTTTGGGATCGTGGGCAAGGTAGAGGAGATCATTCCGGCTCTTATCGAGGTCCTGGATGCAGCGTAG
- a CDS encoding acyl-CoA dehydrogenase family protein yields the protein MDYSFSEEQTMFCQMFADFVAKEIEPRAEHIDEQEKLPATLLEKSAMQGFLGALLPEDYFGADLDPLSYILMLEEVAKSCMSTAVVLHVHNSLVSKALLLFGTEEQKETWLPAMAEGSTIGAWAAYEPDSSSLKRIQTTADPINDSYRLDGLKVWVSNAKTAGLFVLFASTPEGPTAFLVPADAKGLKLGLRDKTLGMRGVQVHPVYLDDVFVGSDQILGKPGEAAKIVETIADFSKLALAAIALGGAEHALELGVQFAVERKQFGSEIAHKGAIQAFIADSALEVETLRSHVYRCASLASQGNLDSEVASIAKLWANRVAYQVANRMIQTHGGYGYINDYPISRVFRDCRTIEVVEGGNRSQQTAIARSILADHGLEIA from the coding sequence ATGGATTATTCATTCAGTGAAGAACAAACGATGTTCTGTCAGATGTTCGCTGACTTCGTCGCGAAGGAGATCGAACCCAGGGCGGAACATATCGACGAACAGGAAAAACTGCCTGCGACTCTGCTCGAAAAATCGGCTATGCAAGGTTTCCTCGGCGCTCTTCTGCCCGAGGATTACTTCGGCGCCGACCTGGATCCTCTGAGCTATATCCTGATGCTGGAAGAGGTGGCAAAGTCGTGCATGAGCACGGCTGTGGTCTTGCATGTTCACAACAGCCTTGTCAGCAAAGCACTTCTGCTGTTCGGAACGGAAGAGCAGAAGGAAACCTGGTTACCTGCCATGGCGGAGGGAAGTACCATTGGGGCCTGGGCAGCCTACGAACCAGACAGCTCCTCGTTGAAGCGTATTCAGACGACGGCTGACCCCATCAACGACAGCTATCGTCTCGATGGCCTGAAAGTATGGGTCTCCAATGCCAAAACCGCCGGCCTTTTCGTCCTCTTTGCGTCGACGCCAGAAGGTCCAACCGCCTTCCTCGTGCCGGCCGACGCAAAGGGATTGAAGCTTGGTCTGCGTGACAAAACGCTGGGCATGCGGGGGGTTCAGGTCCATCCCGTTTACCTGGACGACGTGTTCGTCGGATCGGATCAGATTCTGGGCAAGCCTGGTGAAGCCGCCAAGATAGTTGAGACGATCGCCGACTTCTCGAAACTCGCCCTGGCTGCCATTGCCCTGGGGGGCGCCGAACACGCCTTGGAACTCGGCGTTCAGTTTGCCGTTGAACGCAAACAGTTTGGCTCGGAAATCGCGCACAAGGGGGCAATTCAAGCCTTCATCGCCGATTCGGCCCTGGAAGTCGAAACCTTGCGAAGTCATGTTTACCGCTGCGCTTCTCTGGCGAGCCAGGGAAACCTGGACAGCGAAGTCGCCTCCATTGCCAAGTTATGGGCCAACCGGGTCGCCTACCAGGTCGCCAATCGCATGATTCAGACCCATGGAGGCTACGGCTACATCAACGATTACCCCATCAGCCGGGTATTTCGGGATTGCCGGACCATCGAGGTCGTTGAAGGTGGCAATCGATCGCAACAGACAGCTATCGCCAGAAGCATCCTGGCAGACCACGGTCTGGAGATCGCTTAA
- a CDS encoding acyl-CoA dehydrogenase family protein, protein MDLTLPKEYELLRQMIREVMENEFAPVAEEADEKAEVPFEALEIAARAGLLGIPFPQEYGGSGAGELGYVILMEEISRVDSAISTIIGAHIGIAAMSIYVDGSGELKDRYLTPMSLGEKYGAFCLTEADAGSDAAAIKTRAIRANGNWVLNGVKTYISNAPFADIFSVLAVTDPALGARGGVTAFVAEKEMGVKIGTVEKKIGIRASSTSEVIFDEVEVPAANIIGQEGLGFVTFMKTLDLGRVTVGAASLGGAQKALEMVIEYARIAEKFGTSLAHQQQVQFMIADMYSWIDMLRGQVYRTAWLVDNGRPFSRESYVCKLMGSEIASKAASYAMEICGNLGLSRDYFLERAFRDARIAEIFEGTNEIQRVIIARDLLREVGVFVEP, encoded by the coding sequence ATGGACCTGACGCTACCCAAAGAATATGAGCTGCTGCGCCAGATGATTCGCGAGGTCATGGAGAATGAGTTCGCGCCCGTGGCAGAAGAGGCCGACGAAAAGGCCGAGGTTCCATTCGAGGCCCTGGAGATCGCGGCCAGGGCAGGCCTGTTAGGCATCCCCTTTCCACAGGAGTATGGCGGTAGTGGCGCCGGGGAGTTGGGTTATGTCATCCTGATGGAGGAGATCAGCCGCGTCGATAGCGCGATTTCGACGATCATAGGCGCTCACATCGGAATCGCGGCTATGTCAATTTACGTGGATGGCTCTGGCGAACTGAAGGATAGATATCTCACCCCTATGTCCCTGGGCGAGAAGTATGGCGCTTTTTGCCTTACCGAAGCAGATGCGGGCTCGGACGCGGCTGCTATAAAAACGCGTGCCATTCGTGCCAACGGCAATTGGGTGCTCAATGGCGTAAAAACTTACATCAGCAACGCCCCATTTGCAGATATCTTCTCGGTATTGGCGGTGACCGATCCCGCCCTGGGTGCTCGCGGTGGAGTCACTGCCTTTGTGGCCGAAAAGGAGATGGGTGTCAAAATCGGCACCGTCGAAAAGAAGATTGGTATCCGGGCCTCCAGCACCTCTGAGGTGATTTTCGATGAGGTGGAGGTGCCCGCCGCCAATATCATCGGGCAGGAAGGGCTGGGCTTTGTTACCTTCATGAAAACGCTGGATCTGGGTCGTGTAACCGTGGGTGCCGCCTCGCTGGGAGGAGCTCAAAAAGCGTTGGAGATGGTGATCGAATATGCCCGCATTGCCGAGAAGTTCGGTACCTCGCTGGCCCACCAACAACAAGTCCAATTCATGATCGCGGACATGTATTCCTGGATCGACATGTTACGAGGGCAGGTCTATCGAACGGCCTGGTTGGTGGATAACGGCAGGCCCTTCAGCCGGGAATCCTATGTTTGCAAACTGATGGGCAGCGAGATTGCCAGCAAGGCTGCCAGCTATGCCATGGAGATCTGCGGCAACCTGGGCCTCAGCAGGGACTACTTTCTCGAGCGTGCCTTCCGCGATGCCAGAATCGCCGAGATTTTCGAAGGCACCAACGAAATCCAGCGTGTCATCATCGCGCGCGACCTGCTTCGCGAGGTAGGCGTTTTCGTCGAGCCCTAA
- a CDS encoding enoyl-CoA hydratase-related protein has product MAEYQNIKFGIQDRVAVIAIDHPPVNALDLRTLAEIETAFDEATENADVKAIVITGTGQFAFVAGADLKEIQAFGGDQDAVQNFMEKGQTLFNKIDRSRKPVIAAINAVALGGGLELALACQMRIASDRARFGQPEINLGIIPGWGGTQRLQRVVGRAKATEMILTGDAINAQEAYRTGLVNKVVPATAVVKEAMGLAKKIAAMGGLAIEAALNAIGEGSELPLNDGLAVELENVSSLAATNDATEGILAFVEKRRPQFTDS; this is encoded by the coding sequence ATGGCAGAATATCAGAACATCAAGTTTGGAATCCAGGACAGGGTGGCCGTTATCGCCATCGACCATCCACCGGTCAATGCCCTCGACCTGCGTACACTGGCCGAAATCGAAACTGCTTTCGACGAGGCAACCGAAAACGCTGACGTCAAGGCCATCGTGATCACGGGCACCGGACAGTTTGCCTTCGTAGCCGGCGCCGATCTCAAGGAAATCCAGGCGTTCGGCGGCGACCAGGACGCCGTTCAGAACTTCATGGAAAAGGGACAGACCCTTTTCAACAAGATCGACCGCAGCCGGAAACCGGTGATTGCCGCCATCAATGCCGTGGCCCTGGGCGGGGGATTGGAACTGGCGTTGGCCTGCCAGATGCGGATCGCCAGCGATCGAGCCCGCTTCGGCCAGCCCGAGATCAACCTGGGAATCATCCCCGGCTGGGGTGGGACTCAGCGCTTGCAGCGAGTGGTTGGTCGGGCCAAGGCCACCGAGATGATCCTGACCGGCGACGCGATCAATGCCCAGGAGGCCTATCGTACCGGATTGGTCAACAAGGTAGTGCCGGCAACAGCCGTGGTCAAGGAAGCCATGGGCCTGGCAAAGAAGATCGCCGCCATGGGTGGCCTGGCAATAGAGGCAGCGCTAAACGCGATTGGAGAAGGCAGTGAGCTTCCATTGAACGATGGTCTGGCTGTGGAGCTGGAAAATGTGTCTTCCCTGGCCGCTACCAACGATGCCACGGAGGGCATTCTGGCCTTTGTCGAAAAGCGCCGGCCCCAATTCACCGACAGTTAG
- a CDS encoding rod shape-determining protein, translating into MFRPLDWLLGLFSLDIGIDLGTANTLVNVRGKGVVIDEPSVVAIDKTTKKVLAIGAEAKEMVGRTPSNIIAIRPLRDGVISDFDITEQMLDYFIRKVHDRLLLRIPRPRVVVGIPSGVTEVEKRAVHDAAVSAGAREAFLVEEPMAAAIGAGLRVTDAKGSMIVDIGGGTTEVAVIALGGIVVARSIRVAGDEMDEDIMQYARQKYNLLIGERMAEEAKILAGSAYPLEQETTVTLRGRNLITGLPEAIEVSSVEIREALSPSVSVIVETVRDAVDETPPELIADLMQDGVTLAGGGALLRGLDIRLSEEIHMTVNVADNALTCVARGAEAILEELEVLRKVLASMQRGSTIH; encoded by the coding sequence GTGTTTCGACCGCTTGATTGGCTACTAGGCCTATTTTCATTAGATATTGGCATCGACCTGGGTACAGCCAATACCCTGGTAAACGTCCGGGGAAAGGGCGTCGTCATCGACGAGCCATCGGTTGTGGCGATCGACAAGACCACAAAAAAGGTTCTGGCAATCGGCGCTGAGGCCAAGGAAATGGTGGGACGCACCCCCTCCAACATCATTGCCATTCGGCCATTGCGCGATGGCGTCATTTCCGATTTCGATATCACCGAGCAGATGCTCGACTATTTTATTCGCAAGGTCCATGATCGTCTTCTACTCCGCATTCCGCGGCCTCGGGTTGTCGTTGGCATTCCCAGCGGTGTGACCGAGGTGGAGAAGCGGGCTGTCCATGATGCCGCAGTAAGTGCGGGGGCCCGTGAGGCCTTTCTCGTGGAGGAACCAATGGCAGCGGCCATCGGTGCTGGCCTGCGGGTAACCGATGCCAAGGGCAGCATGATTGTCGACATCGGCGGTGGCACGACCGAGGTCGCCGTGATTGCGCTGGGTGGCATAGTCGTAGCCCGCTCCATTCGAGTGGCAGGCGACGAGATGGACGAAGACATCATGCAGTACGCCCGGCAGAAGTACAATCTGCTTATCGGTGAGCGCATGGCCGAAGAAGCCAAGATACTGGCAGGCTCGGCATATCCACTGGAACAGGAAACCACGGTGACCTTGCGCGGCCGTAACCTGATCACAGGTCTACCCGAGGCGATCGAGGTCTCCAGTGTCGAGATCAGAGAAGCCCTGTCGCCCTCGGTCAGTGTCATCGTGGAAACGGTGCGCGATGCTGTCGACGAAACCCCTCCTGAACTGATCGCGGACCTGATGCAGGATGGCGTCACTCTGGCTGGAGGCGGTGCCCTTCTGCGCGGTCTCGATATCAGATTGTCAGAGGAAATCCACATGACAGTAAACGTTGCCGACAACGCCCTGACCTGTGTAGCCCGGGGTGCTGAGGCAATCCTCGAGGAGTTGGAAGTGCTGCGCAAGGTACTGGCATCCATGCAGAGGGGCAGCACGATCCATTAG
- a CDS encoding clostripain-related cysteine peptidase: MDKWRFKLWPELVWATTSPLNSTGASSREDRWNTLFTSSGSSNDDPNRTVRARRRRRTDSSGERERAEAPQREEPSSSSSGGYSSPPPPPPPPSGGGYSAPPPPPPSSGGYQLPSSSGLGGGSTPGTGGPKGIGLIVILGGLAVLLFLVAAPFLLGGGIGGSNQSASVLPSQPAQPAGSTELQPMDAGDLFGLSLPGGESAFDVQSAEPNLVPGLSAPAPASMAGLVAPPVPPGAETWTVMLYQDADDKILEQDIFIDMNEAELVGSGNRVNIVSQIDRYKGGYQGDGNWTNTRRYFLTPDSDLNRLHSPMVEDLGEVNMSDADTLADFVIWAAENFPADKYALIMSDHGMGWPGGWSDPDPRTRTKQRAPIAKLVGDQIYLDQLDETLTRIRAQTDIDKLEFIGLDACLMGHLEVLSALAPHARYAVVSQETEPAVGWAYASFLGDLRNNPDMDGADLGKSIVNSYIDEDQRIVDNQARSAMVGRGSFAVPTARQLAGQMEHGATLAAADLTAVPALMDSVNDLAFQLQSIDQRDVAQARNYAQSFTSIFGQRVPPSYLDLGNLVGLLARTRSGEKVNQPVNKLLQALDKVVIAERHGDGKPGSTGVSIYFPDSDLYRQPASGPDSYVKVTERFSGDSLWDDYLRFHYTGQTFDAAAQTLAVPNQNAEVVAPGKGNIQVSPIRKSSNVAAPGKPVLFSIDIDGENLGYISFFTGFFDQEANSVFVADQDYLESAKTREIGGVYYPDWGEGSFTLEFEWEPLMFAIDDGVETVVAGFTPETYGATPENAVYTVDGIFTYGDDIEQRRARLYFRDGSLRQVFGFSGEANSIGSPREIIPRSGDSITLLERWMDLDQNGRATGLASQEGGTLTFGDQPFVWKELDAAAGEYVVGFIVEDLDGNSYPTYTQIEVR; this comes from the coding sequence ATGGATAAATGGAGATTCAAGCTCTGGCCCGAGCTTGTCTGGGCCACGACCTCTCCGTTAAATTCCACCGGCGCTTCCAGCCGCGAAGATCGCTGGAATACCCTGTTCACATCCTCGGGCAGTTCGAACGATGACCCGAATCGAACGGTTCGTGCCCGGCGCAGGCGCCGAACCGACTCCTCCGGGGAACGGGAGCGGGCTGAGGCGCCGCAGCGCGAAGAACCCTCCTCCTCCAGCAGCGGTGGATACAGCTCCCCACCCCCGCCTCCGCCTCCCCCATCCGGCGGTGGATACAGCGCCCCGCCCCCGCCTCCGCCGTCCAGCGGTGGATACCAGTTGCCTTCTTCCAGCGGTCTGGGCGGAGGCTCAACACCCGGTACCGGCGGTCCAAAGGGAATCGGTTTGATCGTCATTCTTGGCGGCCTGGCAGTGTTGTTATTCCTGGTTGCAGCTCCTTTCCTGCTTGGTGGAGGCATTGGTGGCAGCAACCAAAGTGCCTCCGTCCTGCCAAGCCAGCCCGCTCAGCCAGCAGGCTCCACAGAACTCCAGCCGATGGATGCCGGCGATCTGTTTGGCCTCTCCCTGCCCGGAGGAGAATCTGCCTTCGATGTCCAATCCGCGGAACCGAACCTGGTTCCTGGTCTATCCGCACCTGCACCAGCCTCGATGGCAGGGCTGGTTGCGCCACCAGTGCCGCCAGGTGCAGAGACCTGGACAGTGATGCTCTACCAGGATGCCGACGATAAGATCCTGGAACAGGACATTTTTATCGACATGAACGAAGCCGAGCTGGTCGGCTCCGGAAACCGTGTCAATATCGTCTCTCAGATCGATCGTTATAAGGGTGGGTACCAGGGTGATGGCAACTGGACCAATACCCGGCGTTACTTCCTGACCCCTGATTCTGATCTAAATCGCTTGCATTCCCCTATGGTTGAGGATCTGGGTGAAGTCAACATGTCCGACGCCGACACGCTGGCTGACTTCGTGATCTGGGCCGCGGAGAACTTCCCGGCCGACAAGTACGCGTTGATCATGTCCGATCACGGCATGGGCTGGCCGGGCGGATGGAGCGATCCAGATCCCCGCACCAGGACCAAACAGAGGGCGCCGATAGCCAAGCTGGTTGGCGACCAGATCTACTTGGACCAGCTGGATGAAACGCTTACCCGGATCCGTGCTCAAACAGATATCGACAAACTCGAGTTCATAGGCCTGGATGCCTGTCTGATGGGTCACCTGGAAGTGCTCAGCGCACTGGCGCCCCACGCCCGTTATGCAGTTGTCTCCCAGGAGACGGAACCTGCAGTAGGCTGGGCATACGCCAGTTTTTTGGGGGATCTTCGGAATAATCCTGACATGGACGGGGCTGATCTGGGAAAATCGATCGTCAACAGCTACATCGACGAGGACCAGCGCATCGTCGATAACCAGGCCCGCTCGGCAATGGTCGGGAGGGGATCTTTCGCGGTGCCAACGGCCAGACAGCTGGCAGGCCAGATGGAACATGGTGCCACGCTGGCAGCCGCCGACCTGACAGCCGTTCCAGCCTTGATGGACAGCGTTAATGACCTGGCGTTCCAGCTCCAGAGTATTGACCAGCGAGATGTGGCCCAGGCCCGCAATTACGCCCAGTCCTTCACCAGCATCTTTGGACAAAGAGTGCCTCCCTCCTATCTCGATCTGGGCAATCTCGTTGGGTTACTCGCCCGAACCAGGAGCGGCGAAAAGGTAAATCAACCTGTCAACAAACTCCTGCAGGCTCTGGACAAGGTAGTCATCGCCGAAAGACACGGCGATGGCAAACCGGGCTCGACAGGGGTTTCCATCTATTTCCCCGATTCCGACCTCTATCGTCAACCGGCCAGCGGACCCGATTCCTATGTCAAGGTTACCGAACGTTTTTCCGGTGACTCCCTTTGGGACGACTACCTGAGATTCCACTACACGGGCCAAACCTTCGACGCCGCCGCGCAAACGCTGGCAGTTCCAAACCAGAATGCAGAGGTAGTTGCACCTGGAAAAGGAAACATTCAGGTCTCGCCCATCCGTAAGTCCAGCAATGTAGCTGCGCCTGGCAAACCAGTGCTGTTTAGCATCGACATCGATGGCGAAAACCTCGGTTACATTAGCTTCTTCACCGGATTCTTCGACCAGGAAGCGAATTCCGTTTTCGTGGCCGACCAGGATTACCTCGAAAGTGCCAAAACGAGAGAAATCGGCGGCGTCTACTATCCCGACTGGGGTGAGGGTTCATTCACGTTGGAGTTCGAGTGGGAACCTTTGATGTTCGCCATCGACGATGGTGTCGAAACGGTGGTTGCGGGCTTCACGCCTGAAACCTATGGCGCGACCCCTGAAAACGCGGTCTACACCGTTGACGGCATCTTTACCTATGGCGATGACATCGAACAGCGGCGGGCTCGCCTCTATTTCCGGGATGGCAGCCTCCGCCAGGTTTTTGGCTTTTCCGGCGAAGCCAACTCGATCGGTTCCCCGCGGGAGATCATTCCAAGATCGGGCGACTCCATCACCCTGCTGGAGCGGTGGATGGACCTGGACCAAAATGGCCGGGCAACTGGCCTTGCCAGCCAGGAAGGAGGCACATTGACCTTCGGCGATCAGCCTTTCGTATGGAAAGAGCTCGATGCCGCCGCCGGTGAATATGTCGTCGGCTTCATCGTGGAAGACCTGGATGGCAATTCCTATCCGACCTATACACAGATCGAGGTGCGGTAG
- the add gene encoding adenosine deaminase, producing the protein MSPLQFIQDMPKVELHIHLEGAIEPATLLLLADRNHVALPGDTIDALRTWYQFSDFSHFIDVYLTIQRCLRSADDFSLIAYELGADMARQNIWYREATVTPYSHLWQNKGTAAEDIIDGLEDGRRRARRDFDVEIRWIMDIPRNLPPPAAERTAQLAIDWANQGVVALGLGGNEATSPPGQFAPYFEKALAAGLHSAPHAGETAGPASVWAALRELKAERLGHGVRSIEDPELLAYLKAEQVPLEVNPSSNVCLKVYRNIEQHPIVHLIKMGLLVTVNSDDPPLFDTTLTEEFAKLLNTFELDTGDLETLTLNAARSAFLPVDQRDALEADIALEFKRLRRLSLS; encoded by the coding sequence ATGAGCCCATTGCAATTCATCCAGGACATGCCCAAGGTGGAGCTTCACATCCATCTGGAAGGTGCCATCGAGCCTGCCACGCTCTTGTTACTGGCCGACCGAAACCATGTTGCCTTGCCCGGCGACACCATCGATGCGCTGAGAACGTGGTACCAGTTCAGCGATTTTTCCCATTTCATCGACGTCTACCTGACCATTCAACGTTGCCTGCGCAGCGCCGATGATTTTTCCCTTATCGCCTACGAGTTGGGCGCAGACATGGCTCGCCAGAACATCTGGTATCGGGAAGCAACGGTGACCCCCTACAGCCACCTGTGGCAGAACAAGGGCACCGCCGCAGAGGATATCATCGACGGCCTGGAAGATGGCAGGCGACGCGCCAGGCGCGATTTCGACGTCGAGATACGCTGGATCATGGACATCCCGCGCAATCTTCCGCCGCCTGCCGCGGAGCGCACCGCCCAACTCGCCATCGATTGGGCAAACCAGGGGGTCGTTGCCCTTGGCCTGGGCGGCAACGAGGCCACCTCCCCACCTGGACAGTTTGCCCCCTACTTTGAAAAAGCCCTTGCTGCCGGCCTTCATTCCGCGCCCCACGCGGGCGAAACAGCCGGCCCGGCCAGCGTATGGGCCGCCCTGCGCGAGCTGAAGGCCGAGCGTTTGGGTCATGGCGTCCGCTCCATAGAGGACCCCGAGCTACTGGCCTACCTCAAAGCTGAACAGGTTCCTCTGGAGGTAAACCCGAGCAGCAACGTCTGTCTCAAAGTCTATCGAAACATCGAGCAACACCCCATCGTCCACCTGATAAAAATGGGGCTATTGGTCACGGTGAACTCCGATGATCCGCCACTCTTCGACACAACGTTGACGGAGGAATTTGCCAAGCTGCTAAACACCTTTGAACTCGATACCGGCGATCTGGAAACCCTGACATTGAACGCGGCACGGTCCGCGTTTTTACCGGTCGATCAGCGCGATGCTCTTGAGGCTGACATCGCGCTTGAGTTCAAGCGACTGCGAAGATTGTCGCTCTCCTAA